A DNA window from Anas platyrhynchos isolate ZD024472 breed Pekin duck chromosome 33, IASCAAS_PekinDuck_T2T, whole genome shotgun sequence contains the following coding sequences:
- the LOC140000146 gene encoding uncharacterized protein isoform X3, with product MAELDEDRYRPAVPPRAACAYTGCYCEENVWKLCDYIRSRGERPVEEFYAVFISNERRMVPLWKQKSGHGDEPVVWVRPSVLSLSVFKCVPLQLRSAGSDVGSVRYLCWNEFRFMSPLSIRKHSVCARGPFRPQPSCSSVLVFIILLQQPKCNPFIVHREIAVRWPIKPPGDKA from the exons ATGGCGGAGCTGGATGAGGACCGGTACCGGCCGGCGGTGCCTCCCCGAGCCGCCTGCGCCTACACCGGCTGCTACTG TGAGGAAAACGTGTGGAAGCTGTGCGACTACATCAGGAGTCGGGGGGAGCGCCCTGTGGAGGAGTTCTACGCGGTTTTCATCTCCAACGAGAGGAGGATG GTCCCGCTCTGGAAACAGAAGTCAGGGCATGGAGATGAGCCTGTTGTCTGGGTAAGgccctctgttctttctttgtcagtATTTAAGTGCGTGCCTCTGCAGCTGAGGTCTGCAGGATCAGATGTGGGTAGTGTTAGATACCTCTGCTGGAATGAATTTAGGTTTATGTCCCCCctgagcatcaggaagcactcTGTATgtgccagaggtcccttccgaccTCAGCCGTCCTGTAGTTCTGtattagtatttattattcTTCTACAGCAGCCTAAATGCAACCCTTTTATTGTTCACAGGGAAATAGCAGTGAGATGGCCCATAAAACCACCAGGTGACAAAGCTTAG